Genomic window (Sulfurovum sp. NBC37-1):
ACTTTACAGTGGTTTGATGTATAACGGAGCCGACCAGGGAGGCACAATAAGCAATGTCATCACCGTGGAATATGATTTTCCGTTTTACGGCCTGAACTTCTCACTGTATGCCGGTAAATTTGATCTGCCAAACAAATTGACAGATATTTTTGCTGATCAGGATAATCATGAATACGATATGATCATAAAATACAGACCCGAATGGAATAAGAAACTACAGTTCAAAATAGAAGCCGCCTATATCGATTTTGATACAAATTATGATTTCAGAGCCTATGAAGATCTGCACGGATTTAATTTTCTTCATGTCTATGATGATATTACAGACATGAGGTTTATTGTCAATTATTCTTTTTAGATAACTCTCTAAGACTACTTGGTGTACAATAAAAATAAGGGCACATCTTATAACTATAGATGCTCGTAATAATAAAAAAGGAGAGGTACAGTGATGAAAAATATTAAATTAACAGTAGCGGTGTTTTGTGCAATGGGTGCATTTGCAATGGCGGGAGGGGATATTGCCCCCGTTGAACCTGTGGAAGAAATACCTGTGGTTGTCAGTAGTGATGCCGGATTCTATGTAGGTTTGGCTTATGCTGCTGTTCACAATGAAGTGGCAATATCAAACGGAAGATACGGGGATGTGGATTATCATGGCTATATGCTGCAGGCAGGGTACAAATTTAACCCATATATTGCAGTTGAAGCAAGATACTGGGATACCAAAGATGACAAAATCACAACAACCCACCCTACAGGAGGTACGCGCACTTTGGATGCACAGTTTGATGCATGGGGTGTATATCTTAAACCGATGTACCCGGTAACAGAAGCACTCGATGTCTATGTACTGCTTGGCTGGGGACATCAGGATTCACAACATGGCCCGTATAATCCGAAAGATTCATCTTTTTCATGGGGAGGAGGTGCTTCTTACTCATTGACAGAAAATATATCGGTATTTGCAGATTATGTCAGGATCTATGATGATACGGCTATAAAAGGTAATGTGAATCCCTTTGGGGAAATCATTGATGTCGATGTGGAATCGTCCTCCTGGAATATTGGATTGTCATATAAATTTTAGGGAACCTCTAAAAATAGGTGATACCCACAACATCTCTAGCTTTTGTCTAGGCTAGGCACTCTTTGGAAGGCCTAGCTGTAGCTAAGTCAAGGAAGAGTAACGACGTATAGGCGAAAGCTAGTGATGCCCGTAAGGTGGGTTTTGCAAACGCAATCTTGCACAAGATATTTACTTCGTCTTAGCTATGGCTAGGACTTGAAAATCTCTTGCACAATCTCACATTTGTAAAACCCATTGTGAGTATTACCTATTATTAGAGATTTCCTTTAGTTTTCAAGACTGAAGGTGGCAAAAACATCCTTTGTTTTTGCTGCAATGTTAAAAAGGAGTAGCGGTTCACAATGCACAAAAAACAAAATATCCTGCTCTTCATTCTACTAATTTCTGTAAGCATCGTTTTTTCAGGATGTACTTCTGCAACTTCACAGAAAGATCAAATTACCATTGTAGGAACAGCTGATATACAGGGTTTGATGGAACCGTTTAAACAAGAATATGAGATCAATGGCTCTAAAGTGGAGATAATGGGAGGAGGTATCAGCAGGATAGCCTCTGTTCTAAAGCAGGCCAAATCAGAAAACCCTTCCGGTACCTTTGTTCTTTCAAGTGGAGATGACCTGATGGGGCGGTATTTTCATACATTCAAGGGAGAAGCCATTTATTCGCTAATGAGTGAAAGCGGCTATGGAGTGTATGCCCCCGGTAATCATGAGTTTGACAAGGGAACAGAGGTATTTGCCAAGTCTTTAGACTATGCCTCGTTTGATACGATATGTTCAGACCTTATAGTGGAAGGTACTGCATTGGAAGGGAGGTGTGTTTCCTATAAGATCGTCAATGCCAATGGTGCCAAAATAGGTTTTTTCTCTCTGATGACTGAAGATCTTCCCCTTATTACAAGCCCGGGAAAAGTCAAGCTCAGTGCTGACAATACTGTATCGGCCAGGAAGATGGTTGAAGTACTGAAAGGTGAACAGTGCGATATCATTATAGCTGTAACACATATAGGGTTGGATCAGGACAAATCAATTGCCCAAAAAGTAGAAGGTATCGATGTGATATTCGGAGGCCACTCCCATGAAGTGACCAAACAGCTGGTTCGGGTAGGTGATACACTGATCGTAAATGGCGGAGAAGAGGGCTCCTATGTGCTCAAACTGCTTCTTCATCTTGACAACAATCATCGTATCAAAAAAGAAGAGGCTGAATATTTTTTGATTCCTGTCATTGATCCCATAACCGCAGATAAAAAAGTAGAGACAATACTTGAAGCCTATAAAGCACAATTGCCGGCAACAGTTGTTTTGGGAAAAACAACCGTTGAATGGGACTTGACGACAGATGCATTGAGAAAAGGTGAATCCAGTGTAGCCGACCTGATAAATGACCTGTTGCGCGATAAGTTTTCTGTAGATATAGTCATGAACAATGGAGGTGCTTTCAGAGGTAAAAAGGTTTATCCTCCGGGTAACATTACTGATACCATGCTTCATGAGATCGATGAATTTTCAAATAATGCATATATGATGAATATCAAGGGAAAATACCTGCAACAGATACTGGAGCACAGTGCGGCTTCCTATGGGCGAGGCGGGTTGATGCAGGTTTCCGGCATACACTATACGATAGATCTCAGTAAGCAGCCACAGGTGATCAAACATAATGATGACGGTTCATGGACCATTGAGCAGGCAGGGGAGAGGGTAAGCAATATAGACATTGTCATGCCGGACGGGTCATTGGCACCTGTGGAAGATGACAAGGTATATAAAGTGTTATCAAACGCTTACCTTGTCACACATTCCGGTGACGGTTACTTCTGGTTTGAACAGTATGGTACGGACAAAAAGAATACCTATACGACGTTTTATACGGTCATGGCAGGATATCTGGAAAAACATACAGTAATGGATCCCAAACCTGTTGATGGACGATTGAAAATCTTGCCTTGACAGAAATTTAGAGTGTCTTAATATTATTCGTATATTTTTTATGATGGTAATAAATTTGGGGACCAGATTGCAGAAGTGGAAATATTTAAAGATTGTGCTATTTCTCCAATAACTTATTGGAATTGGAGTAGAAGTAAAATAAGAAGAGGGGGATTAGGGTATGAAAAAAATATTTATCTTTCTATTTTTTACCCTGTTTGCAACTTCTGTTACAGATGCAAAAACTCTGAAGATAGGTGTTGCCTCCGATGCGCTCAGTATGGATCCGTATTTCAAAGATGAAGTAGCGACCTCTTCTATTTTGTCCAACATGTTTGACGGGTTGGTTTCTTTTGACAAAGATTTGAAGATCCATCCAGATCTGGCAACATCGTGGAGCAATCCACGGCCAACTGAGTGGATACTGAATTTAAGAAAAGGTATCCGTTTTCACAACGGGAATACCTTCAATGCGGACGATGTCGTTTTCTCTTTTGACCGTATCAAACATTGGGCAAAGTCTGGCTTCCAGGACAAGGTGAATATGATCGTTTCCGCCCAAAAAATAGATGACTATACTGTCAAATTTATTACCAAACGGCCCTTTCCCGTATTTTTAAAGAAAATGACCTATGTCAAGATACTCGATAAAGAGACATTGAAAGGCAAATCCGATGACTGGATCGCCAATCATCCTGTAGGCACCGGGCCTTATGCCCTGCTTTCATGGAGCAGGGGCGACCATATAGCCATGAAAGCAAACCCTGCCTATTGGCAGGGGAGAGCTCCTTTTGACGAACTGATTTTCAAACCTCTAAGCAATGACCCTACCCGGGTCGCCGCGATCCTGAGCGGAGAGGTTGATCTGATAAACAGAGTTCCAGTCACTGAGGTCAAGAGAGTCAAGAAAAACAGCGATGTCCGTTTTTTTGAACAGCCCGGATTGAGACTGATCTATCTGCAGATGGACCAGTTTCGCAACCATTCACCTCATATGAAAAGTCCAACAGGAAAAAACCCTTTTAAAGAATTAAAAGTAAGACAGGCTATTTATTATGGTATCAATGAAGAGGGTATTGTAAAATATATTATGCACGGATTTGCAAAGCCGGCTGCGCAATTCAGTCCAAGTGCCGTATTTGGTTCGGACCCCGCAATAAAAAGAGTCTCCTACAATCCCAAAAAGGCAAAGGAGCTACTTGCCGAAGCGGGTTATCCTGACGGCTTTGATGTGCAGATAGATTCTCCCAACAACCGCTATGTCCAAGATGCACAGATCACAGAGGCTGTTGCTTCATCCCTGGCAAAAATCGGTATCAGAGTCAGCGTTAATGCTATACCAAAATCACGGTTTTTCTCTCAAATAAGCAGTTTGAATACCAGCTTTTTTCTCGTGGGGTGGGAGAACAGTGACGGTGATCTCAGCTCAATGCTCAACGCATGTATTCACTCCTATAATGAAAAAAAAGGATACGGAAGATATAACTACGGCAGATTTTCCAATGCCAAAGTTGATAAGCTCATTGAAGCATCGGCAGATATCATGCAGCCGAAAAAAAGACTCCATTATTTACAGGAGGTACAGAAAACGGCTCTTTTGCAGGAACAGTGCATCATTCCTCTGCACTTTCAGGTTGATCTCTATGCTGCAAAAAAAACCATTGCTTTTCAGCCGCGGCTGGATGGTAAAATATGGGCTTATGATATTCAACCAAATATGAAGGAGAAACAATGATACGATATGTTATAAGTCGGCTGTTCAACTCCTTTCTTGTAATGCTCGCTGTCAGCTTTATCGCATTTTTTATTATGTATAAAGCCGGCGACCCTCTGCAGCTCTTGTTGCCACCGGATGCCACGGCACAGGAAGTGGCGCAAATGCGGCATACACTCGGACTGGATGGCTCTTTCCTGACACAATATAAAAGTTTTATGATACAGCTTTCACACGGAAATCTAGGGAATTCTTTCATTTACGGTGAACCGGCATTGGACATTGTACTTGAGAGACTGCCCGCGACACTGGAGCTTGCCATTCTGGCTATGGGCGTTTCAATTCTTTTGGGAGTCCCTCTGGGTGTCATATCTTCCATGGACCCAGATTCATTGAAAAGCAAAGCAATCATGCTTTTTTCGCTTACGGGTATTTCCATACCGGTTTTTTGGATAGGCATGATGCTCGTACTGATTTTTTCCGTTGTATTTGAAATTCTTCCATCATCGGGCAGAGGAGAGGTCTATCTATTCAGCAGTGTTTTTACCTGGGATGGCATCAAGCATCTCATCATGCCTGTCACCACACTTTCACTCTTTCAACTGGCACTGATTATCAGACTGACCCAAAGTGGTATGAGGGAAGTGTTGACAGAGGACTATGTCAAATTTGCTACGGCCAAAGGTCTGCCGCGAAAAGTTATTGTCTATCGTCATGCCTTCAAGAACACCTTGCTTCCTTTGATCACCGTTATCGGCATACAGTTTGGCCAGCTTATTGCCTTTACCATTGTCACTGAAACGATATTTGCATGGCCGGGAACTGGTAAGCTGATCATCGATTCGATCCAAAATCTGGACAGACCTGTCGTTATTGCCTATCTGCTGGTCGTCGCATTGATCTTTATTTTGATCAATTTCATTGTCGATATACTTTATACCTGGGTGGATCCGAGAGTGAGACTATCTTGAATTTTAAAAATGAATTTATGCTGAATTTTTTCAAAGACAAAACGGCCGCAGCAGGATTGATACTTTTTGCCCTGTTTGTCATCCTTTCGCTTCATCCTTCACTCTTTGCATACCAAAATCCCTATGAACTCACCCAGCTTTATCTGCAAAACAGTTTCAAGCCGCCCAGTCATGCATTTTGGCTGGGAACGGATGAGCAGGGAAGAGACATCTATTCTGCCATACTTTATGGCTTGAGAACATCACTTTATGTCGGTGTTGTCAGTACGGTTCTCTCCGTTATTGCAGGGGTTTTTCTGGGATTGGTTTCAGGCTATTATGGCGGGTGGATCGATACACTCATTATGCGAATTGCCGATATTCAACTCTCTTTCCCCGCCATACTGATCGCATTGATCATTATGGCCCTTTGGGGAACGGGTATCAATAAAATTATTTTTGCCATTACCATCGTAAGCTGGGTTTACTATGCAAGAACTGTCCGCAGCAGTATACTGCTGGAAAAAGAAAAAGAGTATGTCCAGTCGGTCCAGGCACTGGGTATGGGGAGTTTTCCCATCCTCTTTACCGAGATACTGCCAAACGTCGTTTCACCCATCATTGTCCTGGCGACTGTCCGGGTCGCCTATGCCATCATCCTAGAAACAACACTGAGTTTTCTAGGTGTCGGTGTTCCTGTTACCGAGCCCTCCCTCGGTACCCTCATCTCCAATGGCTATCAAGTTCTTTTTAGCGGATATTGGTGGGGCTCCGTTTTCCCTGGAGTGGTGCTGATGCTCCTGATCATTTCCATCAACCTTATGGGTGACAGACTCAGAGAAGTACTGAATCCTAAAGGGGAAAGAGTATGATACTTTTGAAAGTAAAAAATCTGAAAACCTACTTTGATACTCCCAGAGGGCTTGCCAAAGCGGTTGACGGTAACAGTTTCTCCCTTCAAAAAGGTGAGATCCTTGGTATCGTAGGAGAATCGGGAGCTGGAAAATCGATGACCGGATTTTCCATACTGAATCTGATAGACAAACCTGGAAAGATTGTTGAAGGGGAGGTGCTTTTTGACGGGAAAGATTTGACTAAACTGGATGAGGCTGCACTGCAGAATATACGGGGCAACGAGATAGCCATGATCTTTCAGGATGCCCAGACCTCTCTCAATCCAGTACTGACTATAGGAGAGCAGCTCACGGAGACACTTCGATACCATCAACCTTCATTGACACACAAAAAGGCTTACGCTGTGAGTATGGCTATGCTTCAACGGGTGGGACTTCCTTCTGCCCGGCAGAGAATGCAGAGCTATCCCCACCAGCTCTCGGGCGGTATGAAGCAGAGAATCGTCATCGCCATTGCCATGTTGAACAATCCACAGATACTCATTGCCGATGAACCCACTACAGCCCTCGATGTGACGATACAGGCACAAATCCTTTATATAATGAAGCAGCTGTGCAGTGATTTTGGATCTTCCATGATCTTTATCAGTCATGACATTGCGGTGATTTCACAGCTTTGTGACTCGATAGCCGTCATGTATGCAGGCAGGATCGTGGAGTACGGCAGCAGGCAGGAGATTTTATCCGACCCGAAACATCCCTATACACAGGGGTTGATTGCCTGTCTGCCTTCGCTGGACAAAGAACAGGAGAGGCTCTATCAGATCCCCGGAGATATGCCTTCGCTGTTTGATCTGCCACAGGGTTGTTACTTCAAGGAGAGATGTCCGATTGCTGATAGCCAGTGTGATGTTTATCCGCAAAAACATGTTTTGGGAGAAAGGATCGTCTATTGCCACAAAATTTAGATACGCTACTCGAAGTTAAAGAAGTAGAAAAGGTTTTTGATGTCAATGCAAGTACCTTCAGTAAAAAAGAGCTCCATGCCCTCAATAAAATTAGTTTCGATATCTCCAGGGGCAAAACACTCTCTCTTATAGGAGAAAGCGGTTGCGGAAAAACGACCATCGGCAAGGTTATACTTGGGCTTTACCGAGCGACACAAGGCTCTGTCTGTTTTCATGAAAAAGATATCGCAATGCGCTCACCTCTGCAAAGAGGTTCCCTGCAAAAAGAGATCCAAATGATCTTCCAGGATCCCTACGCTTCACTTAACCCGAAGAAAAAAATCAAAACCATTCTGGAGCAGCCACTGAAGGTACATACCGATATGGATAAAGATGAAAGAAGGGAAGTGATCCATTCCCTATGCGAAGAGGTAGGTATCAATACAGATTACCTTGAACGTTATCCCCATCAGTTTTCCGGCGGACAAAGGCAAAGGATCGCCATTGCCAGAGCCATCATACTGAAACCGGAACTTATTCTGGCGGATGAGCCTGTGGCATCACTCGATGCTTCCATACAGGCACAGATACTCAACCTGCTCTCCGATCTGCAAAAAAAGTACAATCTGACGCTGCTGTTCATCACCCATGATCTCAGTGTGGTCAAACATATCAGCGACCATGTTGCGGTCATGTATCTTGGTGAGATCGTGGAGTACGCATCCAAAGAGGCACTTTTTGACAACCCTAAACACCCCTACACAAAAATGCTTTTCTCTGTCATACCGACACTGCACAACTCTGTCATTGCCGAAAGTGTTTTGCAGGCAGGCGAGATACAGACACCGATCGACCTCCCCAAAGGATGTTTTTTTGCCAGCAGGTGTGCACTGAAAGATGAAAGCTGTGAAGCACTTCATCCGGAACTGACAGACAACGGTAGTGGACACATGGTACGATGCCCAAAAGTACAGGACTAAGGTTCCTCTCTGGCAACCGTATGGAAAGTCAAAAAATACAGGATCCCAAATCTGTTGATGGACGATTAAAAGTTTTGCATTGAATTTTCTAATTCAAAATTTTGGACTTTATAGCCCTATCATAAAAGAAACTGTGAATAAACTGCCTGTAAGTGTAATGAAAACCAGTTTGGCTGCCAGTTTGGCATCGCAACCGTAACGTTTGGCGAGTACGACACTGAGCATTGCCGAGGGCATGGCAGCTTCCAGCAGCAGAACCTGAAGCTGCCATGGCTCCAAAGACATCATACTTGCAGGCAGATAGACCAGCAGGGGGCTGATAATGAGCTTGATGACTATAGTGACGAGTGCAAGCCACATGATACTGTGCAGGGAAGAAAAACTCAAAAGAACCCCTACGGTCAGGGCTACCAGAAAAGTATTGGCTTTGGCTATGATGTGGAGTGCTTCAAAAAGTGGTGTGAGAAAAATACCTGTTGTACCAAGCGGGGAAAAAGACCAGAGTAAGCCGGTAACAATGGCAATAAAAATAGGAGATTTGAAAAAAAGAAAGGCGCTGCTGAATAAAGCACGTTTTGTCTGCTGTTCCTGTCCGTAATGTATGGCGACCATCACTCCCACAGTAAAAAGCGGCAATCCCACACCAAACTCTGAAACAAAAGTTCCCTCTGTAAGGGCGGTCACATTGCCTGGGAAAAGCTCCATAATAAGCGGATAGCCCAATAGGGCTGAACTGCCGAAAGCTGATGCCAGTAGAAAAGAACCCATTTGGCTCCGTTCCAGTTGCAATATTTTTCCAAAGATCCAAGCAATGACAAGCAGTATCATTTCAGAGATGAACATATAGAGGAAAAGAAGAATATACTGCCATTCGAATGTAGACCTTGAGAGTGCATCAAAAATGAGAGCCGGCAGTGTGACCTGTATGACAAGCTGAGAAAAAAGGATACCGTTTTCCTGATGCAGCACCCCTCTTTTTCGCAACATCACAACCAGTAAAATGACACAGGCTATGACAAGAATGGATGTGAGGGTATGTAAATAGGCATTCATAATCTATATTATAGCTTTCTAAGCTTTAGAGGTGACCTTTTCACCCATTCGTGGTATAATCTATTTAAATATTCCATAAGGTTTAAGATGACACCAAAAGAAGCTATAAAGTTACTTTTTGACAGAATGAACAATGAAGTCATAGGTCAAAAACATATTGTTAAACGATTTATTATGAGTATGCTAGCTGATGGTAATGTACTTGTTGAGGGACTCCCCGGTCTTGCAAAGACCCGTGCAGTACGTTCCATGGCCAATGCTATTGATGCAAAGTTCTCTCGCATACAGTTTACACCGGATCTTGAACCTTCCGATGTCATAGGAGAAGAACATCTCTATGAAGAGAATGGTAAACATATACATGAGTTTCACAAAGGGCCCATCTTTGGAAATATTATTCTGGCAGATGAGATTAACAGAGCTCCGGCAAAAGTACAGTCAGCAATGCTTGAAGCGATGGAGGAGAAGCAGGTAACCGTTGCCGGAGTAACGTATGAACTGCCTGAACTTTTTGTGGTACTTGCCACGCAAAATCCGTTGGAACAGAAAGGGACTTACCCTCTGCCTGAAGCGCAAAAAGACCGTTTTCTAATGCATGTTAAGATTGATTATGTCAATATGGATTCGGAATATGAAATGGTCAGAAAAGTCATGAATGAAGGGCATAAAAAAACTGTATATGAAAACAGAATCCCACAGGAGTTGATCTTTGCTGCCCGTAAAGAGGTAGCAAAAGTAGAGATAAGCGAAGCTATGGGAAAATACATCATTGAATTGGTTTTTGCTACGAGATATCCTTTGCGTTACAGTAAGCAGCTTGGTGTAATGATTGAAGTAGGGGTAAGTCCAAGAGGCTCACTGGCACTAACAAAGTGTGCACAGGTACATGCCTGGATGCGTGGGAGAAATGAAGTGACGGTTGATGATGTAAAGTCAGTAGTCCATGATGTTTTCAGACACCGACTCATTAAAAGTGAACACACTAGATTTAGTGGTATTGAGAATGATGAAATCATTGATATCGTTATTGCCAATGTACCGGAGCCTAAAGCAGAATTTAAGAGGCCATCTTAATGGAAGCAATAAATATTTCACTTAAGCAAAGTACCGTCGAATCGCTTCTGGCTTTTTCGGAGATACTGAAAAAAGATGTCAATACCATACTTGAAGAGGCGCTTGAACAGTATTTTGAAGCTGAACAGCAGAAGCTGATGGAGAAGAACAGGGAAGATGAGAATGCCATGACCAACCTGGACTATGATGAGTTTTGGGACGGGGTGGATATAGACTGATGCCTATGTCCAAGTGAAGGATGAGGAGTGGGGAACGAAGAATGTCGGTATGCTTTGCTCTGCAAAGCTTTTTATTCACAAGGGTGCGTAACCACGCACCAATATTAAAGGAGAGATGTGCAAGTAGACAAGATATATTTCGAAAACCTGCTCAATGAGGAACTTCTCTCCTTAGACTACCTGACAGAGGGACAGATAGGCCCCATTTATACACTGAAAATACCGTCGAACAGATACCTCCTGAAAACTTCCAAACCCTCAACGCATCTTCAGACAGAAGTGAGAATGCTGAAAGATATTAAAAAATATGATATTGCGGTACCTGCAGTCTATGACAGTTCGGAAAGTCATCTGCTGATAGAATTCATCGAAGAAAGCAGGGTGTCAGGATACGATCAGGAGATCGAAGCGGCAAAGGTATTGTCTTCTCTGCACAGCGTTACCAATGACAGCAGGATGTACGGATACTGGTACGATACGACCATCGGGCCTTTTGAACAGAAAAATGAGCAGACACAGTACAACTGGACACTTTTTCTCGGACAGATGCGCATCATGCCTATGGCAAAGATCTGCTTTGACAAAGGGCATCTTCCAAAAGGGATGCTTGGGAGAGTAGAGAAACTCTGCAGGGACCTTTACAAGTATATTGATATGAGTCAGATCACACCGTCACTGCTGCACGGAGATCTGTGGAGCGGTAACATACTATTTAATATTAAGTCTGTCTTTCTGATCGATCCGGCGATATATTTCGGGGATAGGGAGATGGAGCTCGCCTTCATCTTTCTCTTCGATACTTTCGGAGAAACTTTCTTTCGACACTATTCGGAGGTACATCCTTTGAGTAAAGAATTCCATGAAACGAAGGTACCGATCTATCAGATCTATCCTCTTTTGGTGCATGTGGCTATTTACGGGGAGAGCTATCTGCCGGCACTGGAAAAAAGGCTAAAGCAACTGAAGGTATAAAATGAATGTAAAAAAATGGGTCAAAGAGATCCTTATAGGCGCAGCACTCTTATTTATATTATCTAATATTATAAGCTATGTGCGTAAACCGGATCTGGATTCGTTGCAGCTTCCGATAGAGACGGTACAGCTTGTGGACGGCAGCACCTACAGCCTGAAGCCTGGGAAACCGGTTATTGTCCACTTCTGGGCGACCTGGTGTCCTGCCTGTAAACTGGAGGCGGCAAACATAGAGCGTGTTTCAAAAAAATATGAGGTACTGACGATCGCTGTCAACTCAGGCAGTGATAAAAAGATCAGACAGTATCTTGAGAAGAGAGGGCTGGATTTTAGGGTAGTGAATGACAAAGAGGGCTCATGGGCGCGAAAGTTCAAGGTACAGGCTTTTCCCATGACATTCATCTACAATGCCGAAGGCAGGTTGAAGTTTACCGAAGTAGGGTATACGACAACAGCAGGTTTGCTGGCACGAATGACACTTATCGACTGAACCTATCAAAAAGAATGTATTTTTCTTCGTTTTGGTGATAAAAATACACTTTTTTTATGCTACTATTGTACATACTAAATTTTATTGCAAAAGGAGTAAGAGATGAAGATAGAGAGCAGACATTTTGTCAAAAAAGGGGTAATGAGACTTTCTATTGCCTGTGCATCATTTATCATGCTGGGGACAAGTCCGGTACAGGCCAAGGGACCTGTACCGTCAGCAGTCCAGACAGAGGTAAAGAAAACTTCTTTGACACAAGAGCGTATCAATGCCGTGCTTAAAGAGGCATATGAAAAGTTCAAGAACGACCAGGGTGGCAAGAATGCCGATTATATCAAAGCACTTGCCGAGGTCGACTCGAAGATCTTCGGTATCACGCTGGTAACGCCTGACGGGAAAGTGTATGAGATAGGTGATACGAAGGCGGAAGTCTCCATCCAGTCGGTCTCCAAAGTTTTTACAGCCTGTAAAGTGCTCCAGGAAAAAGGTGACAAGTTCCTTCAGGAGAAGATTGGGG
Coding sequences:
- a CDS encoding porin family protein — its product is MKNIKLTVAVFCAMGAFAMAGGDIAPVEPVEEIPVVVSSDAGFYVGLAYAAVHNEVAISNGRYGDVDYHGYMLQAGYKFNPYIAVEARYWDTKDDKITTTHPTGGTRTLDAQFDAWGVYLKPMYPVTEALDVYVLLGWGHQDSQHGPYNPKDSSFSWGGGASYSLTENISVFADYVRIYDDTAIKGNVNPFGEIIDVDVESSSWNIGLSYKF
- a CDS encoding bifunctional metallophosphatase/5'-nucleotidase; this encodes MHKKQNILLFILLISVSIVFSGCTSATSQKDQITIVGTADIQGLMEPFKQEYEINGSKVEIMGGGISRIASVLKQAKSENPSGTFVLSSGDDLMGRYFHTFKGEAIYSLMSESGYGVYAPGNHEFDKGTEVFAKSLDYASFDTICSDLIVEGTALEGRCVSYKIVNANGAKIGFFSLMTEDLPLITSPGKVKLSADNTVSARKMVEVLKGEQCDIIIAVTHIGLDQDKSIAQKVEGIDVIFGGHSHEVTKQLVRVGDTLIVNGGEEGSYVLKLLLHLDNNHRIKKEEAEYFLIPVIDPITADKKVETILEAYKAQLPATVVLGKTTVEWDLTTDALRKGESSVADLINDLLRDKFSVDIVMNNGGAFRGKKVYPPGNITDTMLHEIDEFSNNAYMMNIKGKYLQQILEHSAASYGRGGLMQVSGIHYTIDLSKQPQVIKHNDDGSWTIEQAGERVSNIDIVMPDGSLAPVEDDKVYKVLSNAYLVTHSGDGYFWFEQYGTDKKNTYTTFYTVMAGYLEKHTVMDPKPVDGRLKILP
- a CDS encoding ABC transporter substrate-binding protein; the encoded protein is MKKIFIFLFFTLFATSVTDAKTLKIGVASDALSMDPYFKDEVATSSILSNMFDGLVSFDKDLKIHPDLATSWSNPRPTEWILNLRKGIRFHNGNTFNADDVVFSFDRIKHWAKSGFQDKVNMIVSAQKIDDYTVKFITKRPFPVFLKKMTYVKILDKETLKGKSDDWIANHPVGTGPYALLSWSRGDHIAMKANPAYWQGRAPFDELIFKPLSNDPTRVAAILSGEVDLINRVPVTEVKRVKKNSDVRFFEQPGLRLIYLQMDQFRNHSPHMKSPTGKNPFKELKVRQAIYYGINEEGIVKYIMHGFAKPAAQFSPSAVFGSDPAIKRVSYNPKKAKELLAEAGYPDGFDVQIDSPNNRYVQDAQITEAVASSLAKIGIRVSVNAIPKSRFFSQISSLNTSFFLVGWENSDGDLSSMLNACIHSYNEKKGYGRYNYGRFSNAKVDKLIEASADIMQPKKRLHYLQEVQKTALLQEQCIIPLHFQVDLYAAKKTIAFQPRLDGKIWAYDIQPNMKEKQ
- a CDS encoding ABC transporter permease gives rise to the protein MIRYVISRLFNSFLVMLAVSFIAFFIMYKAGDPLQLLLPPDATAQEVAQMRHTLGLDGSFLTQYKSFMIQLSHGNLGNSFIYGEPALDIVLERLPATLELAILAMGVSILLGVPLGVISSMDPDSLKSKAIMLFSLTGISIPVFWIGMMLVLIFSVVFEILPSSGRGEVYLFSSVFTWDGIKHLIMPVTTLSLFQLALIIRLTQSGMREVLTEDYVKFATAKGLPRKVIVYRHAFKNTLLPLITVIGIQFGQLIAFTIVTETIFAWPGTGKLIIDSIQNLDRPVVIAYLLVVALIFILINFIVDILYTWVDPRVRLS
- a CDS encoding ABC transporter permease, producing MLNFFKDKTAAAGLILFALFVILSLHPSLFAYQNPYELTQLYLQNSFKPPSHAFWLGTDEQGRDIYSAILYGLRTSLYVGVVSTVLSVIAGVFLGLVSGYYGGWIDTLIMRIADIQLSFPAILIALIIMALWGTGINKIIFAITIVSWVYYARTVRSSILLEKEKEYVQSVQALGMGSFPILFTEILPNVVSPIIVLATVRVAYAIILETTLSFLGVGVPVTEPSLGTLISNGYQVLFSGYWWGSVFPGVVLMLLIISINLMGDRLREVLNPKGERV
- a CDS encoding ABC transporter ATP-binding protein; amino-acid sequence: MILLKVKNLKTYFDTPRGLAKAVDGNSFSLQKGEILGIVGESGAGKSMTGFSILNLIDKPGKIVEGEVLFDGKDLTKLDEAALQNIRGNEIAMIFQDAQTSLNPVLTIGEQLTETLRYHQPSLTHKKAYAVSMAMLQRVGLPSARQRMQSYPHQLSGGMKQRIVIAIAMLNNPQILIADEPTTALDVTIQAQILYIMKQLCSDFGSSMIFISHDIAVISQLCDSIAVMYAGRIVEYGSRQEILSDPKHPYTQGLIACLPSLDKEQERLYQIPGDMPSLFDLPQGCYFKERCPIADSQCDVYPQKHVLGERIVYCHKI
- a CDS encoding ABC transporter ATP-binding protein, whose product is MPQNLDTLLEVKEVEKVFDVNASTFSKKELHALNKISFDISRGKTLSLIGESGCGKTTIGKVILGLYRATQGSVCFHEKDIAMRSPLQRGSLQKEIQMIFQDPYASLNPKKKIKTILEQPLKVHTDMDKDERREVIHSLCEEVGINTDYLERYPHQFSGGQRQRIAIARAIILKPELILADEPVASLDASIQAQILNLLSDLQKKYNLTLLFITHDLSVVKHISDHVAVMYLGEIVEYASKEALFDNPKHPYTKMLFSVIPTLHNSVIAESVLQAGEIQTPIDLPKGCFFASRCALKDESCEALHPELTDNGSGHMVRCPKVQD
- a CDS encoding AEC family transporter, producing MNAYLHTLTSILVIACVILLVVMLRKRGVLHQENGILFSQLVIQVTLPALIFDALSRSTFEWQYILLFLYMFISEMILLVIAWIFGKILQLERSQMGSFLLASAFGSSALLGYPLIMELFPGNVTALTEGTFVSEFGVGLPLFTVGVMVAIHYGQEQQTKRALFSSAFLFFKSPIFIAIVTGLLWSFSPLGTTGIFLTPLFEALHIIAKANTFLVALTVGVLLSFSSLHSIMWLALVTIVIKLIISPLLVYLPASMMSLEPWQLQVLLLEAAMPSAMLSVVLAKRYGCDAKLAAKLVFITLTGSLFTVSFMIGL